A single region of the Eleginops maclovinus isolate JMC-PN-2008 ecotype Puerto Natales chromosome 4, JC_Emac_rtc_rv5, whole genome shotgun sequence genome encodes:
- the ap1g1 gene encoding AP-1 complex subunit gamma-1 isoform X2 translates to MPAPIRLRELIRTIRTARTQAEEREMIQKECAAIRSSFREEDNTYRCRNVAKLLYMHMLGYPAHFGQLECLKLIASQKFTDKRIGYLGAMLLLDERQDVHLLMTNCIKNDLNHSTQYVQGLALCTLGCMGSSEMCRDLAGEVEKLLKTSNSYLRKKAALCAVHVIRKVPELMEMFLPATKNLLSEKNHGVLHTSVVLLTEMCERSPDMLSHFRKLVPQLVRILKNLIMSGYSPEHDVSGISDPFLQVRILRLLRILGKSDDDSSEAMNDILAQVATNTETSKNVGNAILYETVLTIMDIKSESGLRVLAINILGRFLLNNDKNIRYVALTSLLKTVQTDHNAVQRHRSTIVDCLKDLDVSIKRRAMELSFALVNGNNIRGMMKELLYFLDSCDPEFKADCASGVFLAAEKYAPSKRWHIDTIMRVLTTAGSYVRDDSVPNLIQLITNSVEMHAYTVQRLYKALLDDISQQPLVQVASWCIGEYGDLLVSGQCEEEEPIQVTEDEVLDVLEGLLVSNLSTPVTRGYSLTAIMKLSTRFSSVNRIKKVVSIYGSSIDVELQQRAVEYNALFKKYDHMRPALLERMPIMEKTATNGPTEIVQTNGETEPSVVETKHLPPVTQPANQANDLLDLLGGNDVPVIQTTMPTKPASAGGELLDLLGDLSLSGGPTPAPAPSVPTSQPSFLLDGLTSQPLFNDIATAAIPPMTAYHKNGLKIDFTFERANPNPNVAVITIHASNSTEADMTEFVFQAAVPKTFQLQLLSPSSNVVPALNQGTVTQVIRVLNPQKLRMRIKLTYTLKGSPVQDLAEVNNFPPQSWQ, encoded by the exons ATGCCAGCTCCGATCAGACTGCGGGAGCTGATCCGGACTATCCGGACAGCAAGGACCCAGGCAGAGGAGCGTGAGATGATCCAGAAAGAGTGCGCTGCTATCCGCTCGTCCTTTAGAGAGGAAGACAACACTTACCGTTGCAGAAATGTGGCAAAGCTACTGTATATGCACATGTTGGGCTACCCGGCACACTTTGGGCAG CTGGAGTGCCTGAAGCTGATTGCGTCCCAGAAGTTCACCGACAAACGAATAGGTTATTTGGGAGCTATGCTGCTGTTGGACGAGAGGCAGGATGTCCACCTACTAATGACAAACTGCATTAAGaa TGACTTGAATCACAGCACACAATACGTCCAGGGCCTGGCTTTGTGCACTTTGGGCTGCATGGGTTCCTCAGAAATGTGTCGCGATCTAGCCGGGGAGGTCGAGAAGCTGCTCAAAACCTCCAACTCGTACTTGAGGAAAAAA GCGGCGTTGTGTGCGGTTCATGTCATCAGGAAGGTTCCAGAACTTATGGAAATGTTCCTTCCAGCTACAAAAAACCTGCTGAGCGAGAAAAACCATG GTGTTCTCCATACATCCGTTGTCCTCCTCACTGAGATGTGTGAAAGAAGTCCTGACATGCTGTCCCACTTCAGAAAG cTGGTTCCACAGTTGGTGAGAATCCTGAAGAACCTCATCATGTCGGGATACTCTCCTGAGCATGATGTGTCTGGAATAAGCGACCCTTTCCTGCAG GTCCGGATATTGAGACTACTGCGAATTTTAGGCAAGAGTGATGATGACTCCAGTGAAGCAATGAATGACATCCTTGCACAG GTTGCAACGAACACAGAGACGAGTAAAAATGTAGGCAATGCGATTCTATACGAGACTGTACTGACCATAATGGACATCAAGTCGGAAAGTGGACTTAGG GTCTTGGCCATTAACATCCTTGGTCGCTTCCTTCTTAACAATGACAAAAATATAAG ATATGTGGCATTGACATCTCTACTAAAGACGGTACAGACGGACCACAATGCAGTGCAGAGGCATCGGAGCACCATTGTGGATTGTTTAAAGGACCTGGACGTGTCCATCAAGAG ACGTGCAATGGAGCTGAGTTTCGCTCTGGTGAACGGGAACAACATCAGGGGCATGATGAAGGAGCTGCTCTATTTCCTGGACTCCTGTGACCCGGAATTCAAAGCAGACTGTGCGTCAGGAGTCTTTCTAGCTGCAGAGAA GTATGCCCCTTCGAAAAGATGGCACATAGACACCATTATGAGAGTCCTGACAACG GCAGGGAGCTACGTGCGAGACGATTCAGTCCCCAACCTCATCCAGCTCATCACCAACAGCGTGGAGATGCATGCCTACACGGTGCAGAGACTTTACAAAGCCCTGTTGGACGACATCTCGCAG CAACCTCTGGTGCAGGTGGCGTCCTGGTGCATAGGAGAGTACGGAGACCTGCTCGTATCCGGAcagtgtgaggaggaggaaccCATCCAG GTGACTGAGGATGAAGTCCTTGACGTGCTGGAAGGCCTCCTGGTGTCCAACTTGTCCACTCCTGTGACCCGGGGTTATTCCCTCACTGCCATCATGAAGCTGTCTACTCGCTTCAGCAGTGTTAA CCGAATCAAGAAGGTGGTCTCAATATATGGCAGTAGCATCGACGTGGAGCTTCAGCAGCGAGCTGTGGAGTACAACGCTCTTTTCAAGAAATACGACCACATGAG GCCAGCTCTCCTCGAGCGAATGCCCATTATGGAAAAAACGGCTACTAATGGCCCCACAGAGATTGTGCAGACGAACGGGGAGACAGAGCCCTCTGTTGTGGAAACGAAACACCTACCACCTGTCACCCAGCCAGCCAATCAG GCTAATGATTTATTAGACCTGCTGGGTGGTAATGATGTGCCAGTAATCCAGACCACCATGCCCACCAAGCCTGCCTCAGCTGGAGGAGAGCTGCTGGATCTGCTGGGCGACCTCTCACTAAGTG GTGGCCCTACCCCAGCTCCTGCTCCCTCTGTTCCCACCTCCCAACCCTCTTTCCTCCTGGATGGCCTCACCTCACAGCCCCTGTTTAATGACATAGCAACTGCAG CTATTCCTCCGATGACAGCATACCACAAGAACGGCCTAAAAATAGACTTCACATTTGAGAGAGCTAATCCCAATCCAAACGTCGCCGTCATCACCATCCATGCTTCCAACTCGACAGAGGCGGACATGACAGAGTTTGTTTTTCAGGCTGCAGTACCAAAG ACAttccagctgcagctcctctccccTAGCAGTAATGTTGTCCCAGCACTCAACCAGGGAACTGTCACACAGGTCATCAGAGTCCTCAACCCACAGAAG CTACGAATGCGGATCAAGCTGACGTACACCCTCAAAGGCTCGCCTGTGCAAGACCTGGCTGAGGTTAATAACTTCCCCCCTCAGTCCTGGCAGTGA
- the znf821 gene encoding LOW QUALITY PROTEIN: zinc finger protein 821 (The sequence of the model RefSeq protein was modified relative to this genomic sequence to represent the inferred CDS: inserted 1 base in 1 codon) — protein MGPFHTLGITGLQHTINMDGRDEFTEDSECCSNNSQEVHEQDSISEDSDSDLDNHGEDSSSNTSADDHMSTKRTQCRLQGAGVKEESEEGADNCMNFVCPLCTLDFSSPEKLISHVYQHTTMMSNSKSYVCPVCGRALSSPGSLGRHLLIHSEDRLSNCAVCGARFTDTNNFDREKLKDVIDTTRMDLMDGRDSMSLSSSPMNSPSHVPGPSPSSCQGPLPCQAPDPNMCQAHRTCQGPGHIPSQCHGSRQCQGPGSCSDQGPSFPSLSDSLLSEGPSLASIPDALNSSPSGFPPISDILSPMPVYPAGVLLVCNSCIAYQQLVEAQSPMRKWALRRKNEPVEARMQRLERERTAKKNKRACETEDEREVRRLRDREAKRMQRMQESEEQRSRRLQRDREAMRMKRANETPEKRQARLIREREAKRXKRRLEKIDPALRTQIEHDPAAMAALTADMSLFQFPCPMPVPSMDNGLFMKLP, from the exons ATGG ggCCCTTTCACACTTTAGGCATCACAGGACTCCAGCACACTATTAACATGGACGGGAGAGACGAATTCACCGAAGACAGTGAATGCTGCAGCAACAACTCCCAGGAAGTACACGAGCAGGATAGCATCTCAG AAGACAGCGATAGTGACCTTGACAACCACGGTGAAGACTCGTCCTCCAACACCTCGGCTGACGACCACATGTCCACCAAGAGAACGCAGTGCCGCCTTCAAGGAGCGGGAGTCAAAGAG GAGAGCGAGGAAGGGGCAGACAACTGCATGAACTTTGTTTGTCCGCTCTGCACGCTGGACTTCAGCAGCCCTGAGAAGCTCATCTCCCATGTCTACCAG CACACGACGATGATGAGCAACAGTAAGAGCTATGTGTGCCCGGTGTGTGGGCGAGCCCTGAGTTCGCCTGGCTCGCTCGGGCGGCATCTTCTCATCCACTCCGAGGACCGCCTCTCCAACTGCGCTGTCTGCGGTGCGCGCTTCACAGACACCAACAACTTTGACAG gGAGAAGCTTAAAGATGTCATTGACACAACCAGGATGGATCTCATGGACGGACGGGATTCCATGTCCCTCTCCAGCAGCCCCATGAACAGCCCCAGCCACGTACCAGGGCCCAGCCCCAGTTCATGTCAGGGCCCCCTACCCTGTCAGGCTCCGGACCCCAACATGTGTCAAGCCCATCGGACCTGCCAGGGACCAGGCCACATCCCCAGCCAGTGCCACGGATCCAGACAGTGTCAGGGCCCGGGATCATGCTCTGACCAAGGACCCTCCTTTCCCTCGCTGTCCGACAGCCTCCTCTCTGAAGGGCCGTCACTGGCATCCATCCCCGATGCTCTTAACTCCTCACCCTCAGGCTTTCCTCCCATCTCCGACATCCTGAGCCCCATGCCGGTGTATCCTGCCGGAGTGCTGCTGGTGTGCAACAGCTGCATAGCCTACCAGCAGCTGGTGGAGGCTCAGTCGCCAATGCGAAAGTGGGCTCTGCGTAGGAAGAACGAACCTGTGGAGGCCCGCATGCAGCGACTGGAGCGCGAGCGCACAGCAAAGAAGAACAAGCGGGCGTGCGAGACGGAGGACGAGAGGGAAGTAAGGAGGCTGCGGGACCGCGAGGCCAAGCGCATGCAGAGGATGCAGGAGTCTGAGGAGCAGCGGTCGCgcaggctgcagagagacagggaggccATGCGTATGAAACGGGCCAACGAGACGCCGGAGAAGAGGCAGGCCAGGCTGATCCGAGAGAGGGAGGCCAAGA TCAAGCGACGGCTGGAGAAGATCGACCCCGCCCTGAGGACACAGATAGAGCACGATCCCGCGGCAATGGCTGCCCTCACAGCTGACATGAGTCTATTCCAGTTCCCCTGCCCTATGCCGGTCCCTTCCATGGATAACGGACTGTTCATGAAGCTGCCCTAA
- the ap1g1 gene encoding AP-1 complex subunit gamma-1 isoform X1, with protein sequence MPAPIRLRELIRTIRTARTQAEEREMIQKECAAIRSSFREEDNTYRCRNVAKLLYMHMLGYPAHFGQLECLKLIASQKFTDKRIGYLGAMLLLDERQDVHLLMTNCIKNDLNHSTQYVQGLALCTLGCMGSSEMCRDLAGEVEKLLKTSNSYLRKKAALCAVHVIRKVPELMEMFLPATKNLLSEKNHGVLHTSVVLLTEMCERSPDMLSHFRKLVPQLVRILKNLIMSGYSPEHDVSGISDPFLQVRILRLLRILGKSDDDSSEAMNDILAQVATNTETSKNVGNAILYETVLTIMDIKSESGLRVLAINILGRFLLNNDKNIRYVALTSLLKTVQTDHNAVQRHRSTIVDCLKDLDVSIKRRAMELSFALVNGNNIRGMMKELLYFLDSCDPEFKADCASGVFLAAEKYAPSKRWHIDTIMRVLTTAGSYVRDDSVPNLIQLITNSVEMHAYTVQRLYKALLDDISQQPLVQVASWCIGEYGDLLVSGQCEEEEPIQVTEDEVLDVLEGLLVSNLSTPVTRGYSLTAIMKLSTRFSSVNRIKKVVSIYGSSIDVELQQRAVEYNALFKKYDHMRPALLERMPIMEKTATNGPTEIVQTNGETEPSVVETKHLPPVTQPANQANDLLDLLGGNDVPVIQTTMPTKPASAGGELLDLLGDLSLSGGPTPAPAPSVPTSQPSFLLDGLTSQPLFNDIATAAIPPMTAYHKNGLKIDFTFERANPNPNVAVITIHASNSTEADMTEFVFQAAVPKTFQLQLLSPSSNVVPALNQGTVTQVIRVLNPQKQQLRMRIKLTYTLKGSPVQDLAEVNNFPPQSWQ encoded by the exons ATGCCAGCTCCGATCAGACTGCGGGAGCTGATCCGGACTATCCGGACAGCAAGGACCCAGGCAGAGGAGCGTGAGATGATCCAGAAAGAGTGCGCTGCTATCCGCTCGTCCTTTAGAGAGGAAGACAACACTTACCGTTGCAGAAATGTGGCAAAGCTACTGTATATGCACATGTTGGGCTACCCGGCACACTTTGGGCAG CTGGAGTGCCTGAAGCTGATTGCGTCCCAGAAGTTCACCGACAAACGAATAGGTTATTTGGGAGCTATGCTGCTGTTGGACGAGAGGCAGGATGTCCACCTACTAATGACAAACTGCATTAAGaa TGACTTGAATCACAGCACACAATACGTCCAGGGCCTGGCTTTGTGCACTTTGGGCTGCATGGGTTCCTCAGAAATGTGTCGCGATCTAGCCGGGGAGGTCGAGAAGCTGCTCAAAACCTCCAACTCGTACTTGAGGAAAAAA GCGGCGTTGTGTGCGGTTCATGTCATCAGGAAGGTTCCAGAACTTATGGAAATGTTCCTTCCAGCTACAAAAAACCTGCTGAGCGAGAAAAACCATG GTGTTCTCCATACATCCGTTGTCCTCCTCACTGAGATGTGTGAAAGAAGTCCTGACATGCTGTCCCACTTCAGAAAG cTGGTTCCACAGTTGGTGAGAATCCTGAAGAACCTCATCATGTCGGGATACTCTCCTGAGCATGATGTGTCTGGAATAAGCGACCCTTTCCTGCAG GTCCGGATATTGAGACTACTGCGAATTTTAGGCAAGAGTGATGATGACTCCAGTGAAGCAATGAATGACATCCTTGCACAG GTTGCAACGAACACAGAGACGAGTAAAAATGTAGGCAATGCGATTCTATACGAGACTGTACTGACCATAATGGACATCAAGTCGGAAAGTGGACTTAGG GTCTTGGCCATTAACATCCTTGGTCGCTTCCTTCTTAACAATGACAAAAATATAAG ATATGTGGCATTGACATCTCTACTAAAGACGGTACAGACGGACCACAATGCAGTGCAGAGGCATCGGAGCACCATTGTGGATTGTTTAAAGGACCTGGACGTGTCCATCAAGAG ACGTGCAATGGAGCTGAGTTTCGCTCTGGTGAACGGGAACAACATCAGGGGCATGATGAAGGAGCTGCTCTATTTCCTGGACTCCTGTGACCCGGAATTCAAAGCAGACTGTGCGTCAGGAGTCTTTCTAGCTGCAGAGAA GTATGCCCCTTCGAAAAGATGGCACATAGACACCATTATGAGAGTCCTGACAACG GCAGGGAGCTACGTGCGAGACGATTCAGTCCCCAACCTCATCCAGCTCATCACCAACAGCGTGGAGATGCATGCCTACACGGTGCAGAGACTTTACAAAGCCCTGTTGGACGACATCTCGCAG CAACCTCTGGTGCAGGTGGCGTCCTGGTGCATAGGAGAGTACGGAGACCTGCTCGTATCCGGAcagtgtgaggaggaggaaccCATCCAG GTGACTGAGGATGAAGTCCTTGACGTGCTGGAAGGCCTCCTGGTGTCCAACTTGTCCACTCCTGTGACCCGGGGTTATTCCCTCACTGCCATCATGAAGCTGTCTACTCGCTTCAGCAGTGTTAA CCGAATCAAGAAGGTGGTCTCAATATATGGCAGTAGCATCGACGTGGAGCTTCAGCAGCGAGCTGTGGAGTACAACGCTCTTTTCAAGAAATACGACCACATGAG GCCAGCTCTCCTCGAGCGAATGCCCATTATGGAAAAAACGGCTACTAATGGCCCCACAGAGATTGTGCAGACGAACGGGGAGACAGAGCCCTCTGTTGTGGAAACGAAACACCTACCACCTGTCACCCAGCCAGCCAATCAG GCTAATGATTTATTAGACCTGCTGGGTGGTAATGATGTGCCAGTAATCCAGACCACCATGCCCACCAAGCCTGCCTCAGCTGGAGGAGAGCTGCTGGATCTGCTGGGCGACCTCTCACTAAGTG GTGGCCCTACCCCAGCTCCTGCTCCCTCTGTTCCCACCTCCCAACCCTCTTTCCTCCTGGATGGCCTCACCTCACAGCCCCTGTTTAATGACATAGCAACTGCAG CTATTCCTCCGATGACAGCATACCACAAGAACGGCCTAAAAATAGACTTCACATTTGAGAGAGCTAATCCCAATCCAAACGTCGCCGTCATCACCATCCATGCTTCCAACTCGACAGAGGCGGACATGACAGAGTTTGTTTTTCAGGCTGCAGTACCAAAG ACAttccagctgcagctcctctccccTAGCAGTAATGTTGTCCCAGCACTCAACCAGGGAACTGTCACACAGGTCATCAGAGTCCTCAACCCACAGAAG CAACAGCTACGAATGCGGATCAAGCTGACGTACACCCTCAAAGGCTCGCCTGTGCAAGACCTGGCTGAGGTTAATAACTTCCCCCCTCAGTCCTGGCAGTGA